A window of Ignatzschineria indica genomic DNA:
AGAGGTTAATGTTGTCTGTGAGTTGATGGCACGTTTTGATGAAGAGACCAATCTTACTTGGGCTGCGATTCTCGAAGAGGCCGGTGTTAAGGTTGTCTATGGAATCTTTGGCTATAAAACACATGCGAAGATGTTGTTGATTGTTCGCAATGAGCCGACTGAAGAAAATCCCGATCACCTTGAGTATTATACTCACCTGAGTACCGGCAATTATCATACGGGAACAGCAAGACTCTATACTGATTTTGCGATTATGACGGGGAATCGCGAGATCGCACAAGATGTGACCAATATCTTTGTGAATTTGGGCAGCTTAGGGCGTCCTCCACAATTAAAGAGGCTATGGCAAGCGCCTTTTAATCTCTATGATAATTTAATAGCCCATATTAATTTTGAAATTGAGGAAGCTAAAGCGGGAAGACCGGCATCGATTATGGCACGTATGAATGCGCTCTTAGAGGAGGGCATTGTTGAAAAACTCTATGAGGCATCTAATGCCGGCGTAATTATCAATCTTTTAGTTCGTGGCGCTTGTTCTTTGAGACCTGGTTTAAAAGGCTTTTCGGAGAATATTCGAGTCTATTCAGTTGTCGGACGCTTCTTAGAGCACTCTCGCGTTTTCTATTTCTATCGAGCAGGAGAGGAGCGAGTCTATATTTCGAGCGCCGATTGGATGCATCGTAATTTCTTTCGTCGTATTGAGGTGGCAGTTCCGATAGAGCATCCCTCTATTAAGCGCCATCTTATCAATGAAGGATTGCTCGCTTACTTTGCTGATTATACGGCATGGATTCTCGATGGTAAGAGTGGTGAATACTCTCAGGAACCATTTACAATGGAGGAGAGAGGCGCTATGCTTTCAGCACAAGAAAAGTTATTAATATCCCGACAGTAGACATTCGGAAGTAGATGGAGTCACATGCTGACAATATTTTCTGATCCACTTATCAGCGGAATAACCAATACGCAGCTCTATGCATTATTGATTCTATTCTGTAGTTTTATCGCTTTCATGTTAGGAAAGTGGCGCTTTGATGTTGTCGCTCTCGGGGCACTATTAGCGATGGTGCTGGTGGGCGTTGTTCCGCTCAATAATGCTTTTTCCGGCTTTAGTCATCGCGCTGTAATTACGGTTGCTTCTGTCTTGGTTTTAAGTAATGCGCTTGGAAATACAGGGGTGACTTACCATCTCTCTCAACATTTGAGTCGTTTTTCTGATCGCCCCGTATTATTGGTTTTAACGCTAACGGGGTTGGTGGCTTTCTTCTCAGCATTTATGAATGATGTGGGGGCGTTAGCGCTCATTATGCCGGTCGCGTTACAGGTCTCTCAGCGCTATAATATTCCAACCTCGAAGTTACTGATGCCGATGGCATTTGCTTCACTTTTAGGGGGTACGGCGACATTAATTGGTACGCCCCCTAATATGATTATTGCTCAATATCGAGAGACAGTGGATCCTGCGGCTGGAGCCTTTGCGATGTTCGACTTTTTGCCCGTTGGAATCGTGGTGGTTATTGTTGGTCTCCTCTATATCTCATTTATTGGTTGGCGCCTTATTCCGATTCGGGATACAGAGAATAATAGTCGTCTCTTTGAGACCGATGATTATCTTTTAGAGGCAAAGATCTTGCCGAATAATAAGTTTATTGGGAAGACGATTGCAGAACTAGAGAAGGTGACAGAAGATCATGTCAATGTTGTGACGCTTCTTCGTGGGGCAAGACGACTCCTCTCTCCGAGTAAAGAGGAGATATTGCGAGAAAATGATGTCCTCTTAATTGAAGGGCAGCCGGAAGATCTCAAGCAGCTAGAGCTCCTCTCGGGAGTGAATATCCGTTTTACTAAAGAGGGAAAAGAGGGGGATGGCATCGACTCTCTACAGACGTTAGAAGTTGTTGTTAATCCCGGGGCTAGAATTGCAGGGCATATGATCTCAGAGCTCTATCTTCGAGAGCGCTATAAAATCAATATATTAGGGATCTCACGCCAGAGCGAGAGTATACGGCAACGCTTCTCCCGTTTAACCTTAAAACCGGGGGATATTCTGCTTATTCAGGGCGATAAGAAGGAGTTACCCGAAACAATGAATTATCTCGGGTGCCTACCACTTGCTGAGCGTAATATACGTTTAAAGCCCTCTTCAAAATTATTGCCAACAGTTGGAATCTTTATTGTCTCTATTCTATTGGTGGCATTTCAGATCTTACCGCCTCATATCGCTTTCCCGCTGGCAATTTTTCTTCTTATTATTTTCCGTCTAGTCTCACTTCGAGAGGTCTACCAAAGTATTGATGGGCCTCTTATTGTCCTTTTAGGATGTTTTATCACCGTGGGTGCTGCGCTCGACTCGAGTGGGGCAACAAATATTATTGTCTCATCGATTGTTCCCCTTTTAGAAGGGCTTCCTGCTATGCTAGTATTATCTATAATCATGCTCGTAACGATGCTGATTACCGATGTAATTAATAGCTCAGCAACAGCGGTCATAATGGCACCTATTGCCGTAGGTGTTGCAAATATGATGGGGCACAATATCGATCCCTATTTAATGATCATTGCAATCGCTTGCTCTTGTGCTTTTAATACTCCGATAGGGCACCATTCAAATACATTGGTGATGGGACCAGGAGGCTATCAGTTTGGGGATTATTGGCGAATGGGGTTGTTGCTCGATCTGTTACTGATTTTAACAGCAGTGCCGGCAGTGATCTATTTTTGGCCACTATAAAAGTAAAGATAATAAGGAATTAGGATGAAACTATTTAACGATGTTCCATTAGCGCCGGATGACGCGATTTTAGGGGTAGTAGAGTCATATAAAAATGACCCTAGAGAAGAGAAGGTGAACTTAAGTATTGGTATCTATTCAGATGCTGAAGGAAAAGTGCCAGTCTTAAAAGCGGTAAAAGCAGCAGAGGCTTATCTTTTTGAACACTCAGGACCACGCGTCTATCTTCCAATGCAAGGTTTAGGAAGTTATATCGATTGTGTACAGAAGCTTCTCTTTACAGAGGATCATGAGCTCTATCAGACACAACGTTTAGCAACGGTGCAATCTTTAGGTGGAACGGGGGCATTAAAAGTAGGTGCTGATTTCTTACATAGCATTAAACCTAATAGTAAGGTTTATGTCTCAAAACCGACATGGAATAACCATATTGCGATCTTTGCCGGCGCCGGGTTTGAAGTAGAGGAATATCCCTATTTTGATCCTAAAACGAAAGGGGTTGATTTTGCAGCTTTTTTCAAGAAGATGGAAGAGATTCCAGAGGAGTCGATTGTTGTGCTTCATGCTTGTTGCCATAACCCTACCGGGGCAGATCTCTCTACAGAAGAGTGGCAACAGTTAGCAGAGCTCTTTAAAGCGCGTAATTTAATTCCATTCTTAGATATGGCATATCAAGGATTCTCAAAAGGTATTCGTGAAGATGCAGAAGCGATCCATATCTTT
This region includes:
- a CDS encoding SLC13 family permease, with the protein product MLTIFSDPLISGITNTQLYALLILFCSFIAFMLGKWRFDVVALGALLAMVLVGVVPLNNAFSGFSHRAVITVASVLVLSNALGNTGVTYHLSQHLSRFSDRPVLLVLTLTGLVAFFSAFMNDVGALALIMPVALQVSQRYNIPTSKLLMPMAFASLLGGTATLIGTPPNMIIAQYRETVDPAAGAFAMFDFLPVGIVVVIVGLLYISFIGWRLIPIRDTENNSRLFETDDYLLEAKILPNNKFIGKTIAELEKVTEDHVNVVTLLRGARRLLSPSKEEILRENDVLLIEGQPEDLKQLELLSGVNIRFTKEGKEGDGIDSLQTLEVVVNPGARIAGHMISELYLRERYKINILGISRQSESIRQRFSRLTLKPGDILLIQGDKKELPETMNYLGCLPLAERNIRLKPSSKLLPTVGIFIVSILLVAFQILPPHIAFPLAIFLLIIFRLVSLREVYQSIDGPLIVLLGCFITVGAALDSSGATNIIVSSIVPLLEGLPAMLVLSIIMLVTMLITDVINSSATAVIMAPIAVGVANMMGHNIDPYLMIIAIACSCAFNTPIGHHSNTLVMGPGGYQFGDYWRMGLLLDLLLILTAVPAVIYFWPL
- a CDS encoding aromatic amino acid transaminase, which translates into the protein MKLFNDVPLAPDDAILGVVESYKNDPREEKVNLSIGIYSDAEGKVPVLKAVKAAEAYLFEHSGPRVYLPMQGLGSYIDCVQKLLFTEDHELYQTQRLATVQSLGGTGALKVGADFLHSIKPNSKVYVSKPTWNNHIAIFAGAGFEVEEYPYFDPKTKGVDFAAFFKKMEEIPEESIVVLHACCHNPTGADLSTEEWQQLAELFKARNLIPFLDMAYQGFSKGIREDAEAIHIFAEKEMPVFIATSFSKSFSLYSERIGALTVITSDKEEQERVTSQLKIMVRAIYSSPPSYGAQIVHYVLADDQLRAEWEAELAEMRDRIKTMRSKFVELLNSKQDKIDFSFINDQAGMFSYSGLSADQVAKMKKDYAIYTVDTGRICIAALNDQNIELAANAVVNVL